In a single window of the Myxococcales bacterium genome:
- a CDS encoding response regulator — MAASEERYRLLVESAPSLVVVLHEEQIAFINRTGARLLGDDNPTRFIGRAFADYIQETQRGRIVNVLKTLKNNATSLDSLQVRLTRLNGEEIVVELSMIPTDYQGRPAIHMVGHDITGKLQAEEEKERLQEQLQQAQKLESIGRLAGGVAHDFNNILTGILGYADLLTDPDFDPKTMRETAGEIRRAAERASNITQQLLAFSRRQMIKPQSVNLNTIIGDSTKMLKRLIGEHIDLMIQPVTEECFVHLDVGQMEQVLVNLVVNARDAMPDGGMVMIRIDPVVLTESDCEDSQDRLPGSYARISITDTGVGMAEEELKHIFEPFFTTKEVGKGTGLGLSTVYGIIQQNNGFIEVESRLGIGTTFRIYLPRVSAVEPMPVKQEVEVLPGGSETILVAEDEPMVRQLACRILERQGYRVLEAEDGKVALEVLEKYDGRLDLVLTDVIMPQMNGKQLIEKLSTLRKGFKILYMSGYTEDILGHHGVLDEKTHFIAKPFTIETLTYKVREVLDQG; from the coding sequence TTGGCCGCGAGCGAGGAGCGGTACCGGCTGTTGGTGGAAAGCGCGCCCAGCCTCGTGGTCGTGCTGCATGAGGAACAAATCGCCTTCATCAACCGCACCGGCGCCCGCCTGCTGGGTGACGACAACCCGACGCGGTTCATCGGCCGGGCTTTCGCCGATTACATTCAGGAAACACAGCGCGGTCGCATCGTCAATGTTCTGAAGACCTTGAAAAACAATGCGACCAGCCTCGATTCCCTTCAGGTTCGTCTGACGCGCCTGAACGGCGAGGAAATCGTGGTCGAATTGTCGATGATCCCGACCGATTATCAGGGCCGGCCGGCCATCCATATGGTCGGCCATGACATCACGGGGAAACTGCAGGCCGAGGAAGAAAAGGAGCGGCTGCAGGAACAATTGCAACAGGCGCAAAAACTGGAATCCATCGGCCGGCTGGCCGGCGGCGTCGCCCACGATTTCAACAATATTCTGACCGGCATCCTGGGCTATGCCGACCTGTTGACGGACCCGGATTTCGACCCCAAGACGATGCGGGAAACCGCCGGTGAGATCCGCCGGGCCGCCGAAAGGGCGTCCAACATCACCCAACAGCTTCTTGCTTTCAGCCGCCGGCAGATGATCAAACCGCAATCGGTCAATCTCAATACCATCATCGGCGACTCGACCAAGATGTTGAAACGCTTGATCGGCGAACACATCGATCTGATGATCCAGCCCGTCACCGAGGAGTGCTTCGTGCATTTGGATGTCGGCCAGATGGAGCAGGTATTGGTCAATCTGGTCGTCAACGCGCGCGATGCCATGCCGGACGGCGGCATGGTCATGATCCGGATCGACCCGGTGGTGCTGACCGAAAGCGATTGCGAGGACAGTCAGGATCGTCTGCCGGGTTCCTATGCCCGGATTTCCATCACCGATACGGGCGTCGGGATGGCAGAAGAGGAACTGAAGCATATTTTCGAGCCGTTTTTCACCACCAAGGAGGTGGGAAAGGGCACCGGACTGGGTTTGTCAACGGTTTACGGGATCATTCAGCAGAACAACGGCTTTATCGAAGTGGAATCCCGGCTTGGCATCGGCACCACCTTCCGCATCTATCTACCGCGGGTTTCGGCGGTCGAGCCGATGCCGGTCAAGCAGGAGGTTGAAGTTCTGCCAGGCGGGTCGGAAACCATCCTGGTCGCCGAGGACGAACCGATGGTCCGTCAATTGGCCTGCCGGATTCTGGAGCGGCAGGGCTATCGGGTTCTCGAGGCCGAGGACGGGAAAGTGGCCTTGGAGGTCTTGGAAAAGTACGACGGGCGGCTCGATCTGGTTTTAACCGATGTCATCATGCCGCAGATGAACGGTAAACAATTGATCGAAAAGCTTTCCACTCTGCGAAAAGGATTTAAAATCCTCTATATGTCCGGATATACCGAGGATATCCTGGGTCATCACGGGGTGTTGGACGAAAAGACCCACTTCATCGCCAAGCCTTTCACGATCGAAACCCTGACCTACAAGGTGCGGGAAGTTTTGGACCAGGGATAG
- a CDS encoding PAS domain S-box protein — translation MTQQKIGTFSKSTFFYLILGWTLILVLSGLLRLWAEKADCREIAYNEAVAASERDLAYHAWSAGVGGVYALEGKGSPSPNPFLHVDDRDLTTTDGQTLTLINPEYMMRIVWQEKPRAGAAGVHLVALNPINPVNQADEWETNALHRLAGGAAEVAEQVDLNGTPFFRMVRPMPAGESCRRCHEHLGSGSSQIAGAVSVSLNMSSLTVIHRFNLQQSAIAHLLVWIAGVIILFLIIRYNRREQVAQFSAQEATARAEGALDQIMQNTADGLSIIDRQLRIIRVNKQFCQIAGQTEENIVGKSCHEIFPCSHCDWHECPVHRVLMGESHLERDYDLPDPRTGAIPYRATFFPLRGTGGNIIGVIGQFKNIGDLRQRQQEKEDQIRFLQNVFDALPNPVFYKNAEGRYVIVNDAFFRHLNATREEIIGKTDFELFTLEQAETLREQDEELLAHPGVEMTETTLVVASGATREVLLSRSTLVGPQGDIQGIIGVYLDITSRKRAELALAESESRYRMLFESAADAFFIHGVNQPFLAVNETACTLLGFSRQELWVKTMAELGSPECQPDIAHHMQEMELQGQQVFEATLIRADGNPVPVEINNRQIEYQQKTVILSIVRDISQRKKAEEELKRLVNLLVASNDSLEELNAQISK, via the coding sequence GTGACGCAACAGAAAATCGGGACCTTTTCCAAGTCGACGTTCTTCTATCTCATTCTGGGATGGACGTTGATTCTGGTGCTGTCCGGTTTGTTGCGACTGTGGGCCGAAAAGGCCGATTGCCGGGAGATCGCCTACAATGAAGCGGTCGCCGCTTCCGAACGCGATCTGGCCTACCATGCCTGGAGCGCCGGCGTCGGCGGGGTTTACGCCCTGGAAGGAAAAGGCTCCCCGAGTCCCAACCCGTTTCTTCATGTCGACGATCGCGATCTGACTACCACCGATGGCCAGACCCTGACTTTGATCAATCCGGAATACATGATGCGGATTGTCTGGCAGGAGAAGCCGCGAGCCGGCGCGGCCGGGGTGCATCTGGTGGCGCTCAATCCGATCAATCCGGTCAATCAGGCCGACGAATGGGAAACGAATGCCTTGCATCGCCTGGCGGGCGGCGCGGCGGAAGTGGCCGAACAAGTGGATCTCAACGGGACGCCCTTTTTCCGCATGGTTCGTCCGATGCCGGCGGGCGAAAGTTGCCGGCGTTGCCATGAACATCTGGGATCTGGCTCATCGCAGATCGCCGGCGCGGTCAGCGTTTCGCTGAACATGTCGTCGTTGACGGTAATTCATCGGTTCAATCTGCAACAGTCCGCGATCGCCCATTTGTTGGTTTGGATCGCGGGTGTCATTATTCTTTTCCTGATTATTCGCTACAATCGTCGCGAACAAGTGGCGCAATTTTCCGCTCAGGAAGCGACCGCCCGCGCCGAAGGCGCCCTCGATCAAATCATGCAAAACACCGCCGATGGCTTGAGCATCATCGACCGGCAGTTGCGGATCATTCGGGTGAACAAACAATTTTGTCAGATCGCCGGCCAAACGGAGGAAAACATCGTCGGAAAGTCATGCCACGAGATTTTTCCTTGTTCGCATTGCGATTGGCATGAGTGTCCGGTCCATCGGGTGCTGATGGGCGAAAGCCACCTCGAGCGCGATTACGACCTCCCGGACCCGCGAACCGGCGCAATTCCCTACCGGGCGACTTTTTTCCCCTTGCGCGGTACGGGCGGCAACATCATCGGGGTCATCGGTCAATTCAAGAACATTGGCGATTTGCGACAAAGGCAGCAGGAGAAGGAAGATCAGATCCGGTTTCTGCAAAACGTCTTCGACGCCCTGCCGAATCCGGTTTTTTATAAAAACGCCGAAGGACGTTACGTCATCGTCAACGACGCGTTTTTCCGCCATCTCAACGCGACCCGCGAAGAAATCATCGGCAAGACCGACTTCGAATTATTCACTTTGGAACAAGCCGAAACCCTGCGAGAACAAGACGAGGAATTGCTGGCTCACCCCGGTGTGGAAATGACGGAAACCACCCTGGTGGTGGCCAGCGGCGCCACTAGGGAAGTCTTGCTCAGCCGCTCGACGCTGGTCGGACCCCAAGGAGACATTCAAGGCATTATCGGCGTTTACCTGGACATCACTTCGCGCAAGCGCGCGGAGCTGGCGCTGGCCGAATCGGAATCGCGGTATCGCATGCTGTTCGAAAGCGCCGCCGACGCCTTTTTCATCCACGGCGTCAACCAGCCCTTCCTGGCCGTCAACGAAACGGCCTGCACGTTGCTCGGCTTTTCCCGCCAGGAACTGTGGGTCAAGACCATGGCCGAACTGGGCTCCCCGGAATGCCAGCCGGACATCGCCCATCACATGCAGGAAATGGAGCTTCAGGGTCAGCAGGTTTTCGAAGCCACGCTGATCCGGGCGGACGGCAACCCGGTGCCGGTGGAGATCAACAACCGGCAAATCGAATATCAGCAAAAAACGGTGATTCTCTCCATCGTGCGCGATATCAGCCAGCGTAAAAAAGCCGAAGAAGAGTTGAAACGTCTGGTGAATTTGCTCGTCGCGTCCAATGATTCGCTGGAGGAATTGAACGCCCAGATCAGCAAATGA
- a CDS encoding LysM peptidoglycan-binding domain-containing protein, translating into MTRKHWWWYLSIFLVTLVFVSTALAMEPDESDQDDGQEDGDEDAGDTPPVIDQATTVETIPLAINDEEGDAASDEGEDGVIADGLQSTNPSPYSLLSPTELPFADISDADFQKLLQENPTALGAMSIGFTNSGALMGGMQMPEDPRWRIVNPRETWGTQETIDGLRTAITTVNEAFPNTPPLNLGDISDEDGGRLNRHVSHQAGRDADVGFYFTDGSPWYTPGNHGTFDLPRNWALVRAFVVHADIEIILLDSRIQRELYEYALSIGEDPAWLATIFQYPNGSRQSIVRHARGHATHYHVRFYNPRAQELGRRAYPILLAAGKVKPPTFYTYHRARKGDTLGGIARRYHTSVAALKRANGLRSNSIRAGRSYRVACRGGVSRVPGPLSLPARRFPPSTPVILAQANWAPKGFAAPMIRRQMAITTDNSGRRIASLMTVTFDVTPQATKDEQPAQLNAEAGADAAKSAAMTAKVGKKQAGSGSRISYRVRSGDNLWSIAHRHGLNVKDIKRWNGLHSESLKPGQRLVLYTKKK; encoded by the coding sequence ATGACCCGGAAACACTGGTGGTGGTATCTAAGTATTTTCCTGGTGACGCTGGTGTTCGTTTCGACCGCCCTGGCGATGGAACCCGATGAGAGCGACCAGGACGACGGTCAGGAAGACGGTGATGAGGATGCCGGGGATACTCCCCCCGTCATCGATCAGGCGACAACCGTAGAGACGATTCCGCTGGCCATTAACGACGAAGAAGGGGATGCCGCCAGCGACGAAGGCGAAGATGGAGTCATCGCCGACGGTCTCCAATCCACGAATCCATCTCCCTATTCCCTGCTTTCTCCAACCGAATTGCCTTTCGCCGATATAAGCGACGCTGATTTCCAAAAACTGTTGCAGGAAAACCCGACGGCTCTGGGAGCCATGTCGATCGGTTTCACCAACAGCGGCGCTTTGATGGGCGGAATGCAAATGCCGGAAGACCCGCGGTGGCGCATCGTCAATCCGCGGGAAACCTGGGGCACCCAGGAAACAATCGATGGCTTACGCACGGCGATCACCACGGTCAACGAGGCGTTTCCCAATACCCCGCCGCTGAACCTCGGCGACATCAGCGACGAGGACGGCGGCCGGCTCAATCGCCACGTCAGTCACCAGGCGGGTCGTGACGCGGATGTCGGTTTCTACTTCACCGACGGTTCGCCCTGGTATACGCCCGGCAACCACGGCACCTTCGACCTGCCGCGCAACTGGGCCCTGGTCCGCGCCTTCGTGGTGCATGCGGATATCGAAATCATTCTGCTCGACTCGCGAATCCAACGCGAGCTTTACGAGTACGCGCTTTCCATCGGCGAGGATCCCGCCTGGCTGGCGACGATCTTCCAGTACCCCAACGGCAGTCGACAGTCGATCGTCCGGCATGCCCGGGGGCATGCGACGCATTATCACGTCCGTTTCTACAATCCGCGCGCCCAGGAATTGGGCCGGCGGGCTTATCCGATCCTCTTGGCGGCCGGTAAGGTCAAGCCGCCGACTTTCTACACCTATCATCGCGCCCGTAAAGGCGACACCCTGGGTGGAATCGCCCGGCGGTACCACACCTCCGTGGCCGCGTTGAAGCGGGCGAACGGCTTGCGCTCCAACAGCATCCGCGCCGGCCGCTCCTATCGCGTCGCCTGCCGTGGCGGCGTCTCGCGAGTTCCGGGGCCGCTGAGCCTCCCGGCGCGCCGCTTCCCGCCCTCGACGCCGGTCATCCTGGCGCAAGCCAACTGGGCGCCCAAGGGATTCGCCGCGCCGATGATTCGGCGGCAAATGGCGATCACCACCGATAATTCCGGCCGGCGAATCGCCAGCTTGATGACCGTCACTTTTGACGTGACTCCGCAGGCGACGAAAGACGAACAACCCGCTCAACTGAACGCAGAGGCGGGGGCCGACGCGGCAAAATCCGCGGCGATGACGGCCAAGGTCGGGAAAAAGCAGGCCGGTTCCGGTTCGCGGATCAGCTACCGGGTGCGTTCGGGCGACAACCTGTGGAGCATTGCGCACCGGCACGGGCTGAACGTCAAGGACATCAAGCGCTGGAACGGTCTGCATTCCGAATCGCTCAAGCCCGGCCAGCGGTTAGTGTTGTATACGAAAAAGAAATAA